One genomic region from Anopheles bellator chromosome 2, idAnoBellAS_SP24_06.2, whole genome shotgun sequence encodes:
- the LOC131210717 gene encoding Kv channel-interacting protein 1, with amino-acid sequence MATPPDSPIEEVVYELEPTRAPKPIPVALEDLCRLTKFTRQEIRVMYRGFKTECPDGVVHEDSFKDIYAKFFPHGNSSLYAHYVFKAFDVNCNGSITFRDLLVTLSTLLRGSVYERLRWTFRLYDINGDGCISRGELGEIITAVHELMGRRPHQPDDDRKAREQVDRVFAKLDLNQDGIITIEEFLEACLKDDVITKSLQMFDCL; translated from the exons ATGGCCACTCCACCGGACAGTCCCATCGAGGAGGTGGTCTACGAGCTAGAGCCAACccgggcaccgaaaccgattccggtggccctCGAGGACCTCTGCCGGTTGACGAAATTCACCCGCCAGGAGATTCGGGTCATGTACCGGGGATTCAAAACG GAGTGTCCGGACGGGGTCGTGCACGAGGACAGCTTCAAGGACATCTACGCCAAATTCTTCCCACACGGTA ATTCCAGCCTTTACGCGCACTATGTGTTCAAAGCGTTCGATGTCAACTGCAACGGATCCATTACCTTCCGG GATCTGCTCGTCACACTTTCGACTCTCCTGCGAGGTTCCGTTTACGAGCGGCTAAGGTGGACCTTCCGGTTGTACGACATCAACGGGGACGGGTGCATCAGCCGGGGGGAGCTGGGCGAAATCATCACCGCGGTCCACGAGCTGATGGGTCGGCGGCCACACCAACCGGACGATGATCGGAAAGCCCGCGAACAG GTTGATCGAGTGTTCGCCAAGCTGGACCTAAACCAGGACGGTATCATCACGATCGAGGAGTTCCTGGAGGCGTGCCTAAAGGACGACGTTATCACCAAATCGTTGCAAATGTTCGACTGCCTTTGA